The following coding sequences are from one bacterium SCSIO 12741 window:
- a CDS encoding TetR family transcriptional regulator C-terminal domain-containing protein: protein MTKDKAIEAGLKLFFQKGYGNVGLTEILKTAEIPKGSFYHHFGSKDDFIREVLDKYSSSGLADFKALLLENKTKTPKERIYHFYAQRTDEIEAEEFNKGCLLGDSCNQGGLSEDSMNFVDQQLGKWQMVIELCLDEAKSLGQLNEQADTRMLAAVIQNGWEGALLRMKASKSRQPLDDFLASIDLLVP from the coding sequence ATGACAAAAGACAAAGCCATAGAAGCGGGATTGAAATTATTCTTCCAAAAGGGATATGGTAATGTAGGGTTGACGGAAATCCTCAAAACTGCTGAAATTCCTAAGGGGTCATTTTATCACCATTTTGGAAGTAAGGATGATTTTATCCGGGAAGTATTGGACAAGTATTCCAGCTCGGGCCTGGCTGATTTTAAGGCTCTACTGCTGGAAAACAAGACCAAGACTCCTAAAGAAAGAATCTATCATTTTTACGCCCAAAGAACGGATGAAATAGAAGCCGAAGAATTCAACAAAGGCTGCCTGTTGGGAGATAGTTGCAACCAGGGAGGATTGAGTGAAGACTCCATGAACTTTGTAGATCAGCAGTTGGGGAAATGGCAAATGGTCATTGAATTGTGCCTGGATGAAGCCAAATCTTTAGGTCAGCTGAATGAGCAGGCAGATACCCGAATGTTGGCTGCGGTCATTCAAAATGGATGGGAAGGGGCCTTGCTACGTATGAAGGCATCCAAGAGCCGCCAACCCTTGGATGATTTTTTGGCCAGTATCGATCTACTTGTTCCTTAG
- a CDS encoding T9SS type A sorting domain-containing protein yields the protein MNLKITCCTLVLFAFGYAQGQNFHIDDYLNDPQGITFTKIGVQADGLDSPVDLDYNPNQPDEWWVINMRTENTGGSTVTYQNVGGSNQKAIFKVDGNAWHFMSLPTALAFGTNGSWGSSPGVFDANHSNGARPPFTGPSLWSSDLTIYAEDPGPGKNGSHLDMLHGSPHCMGIAWETDNKYWVFDGQYRHPVMYDFAIDHGPGNSWHDDGRVRRYQEVVLQRSGMTPSHMALDKAKKWLYINNNGTGEILRMDITSGQVKGASSISAPERLAENVDVEGVTYETISSGDATLLCGLDVTDDRLLVSDHGKGEILVYDITKSGFPLLGKITVPNKYIMGIRIGPDGRIWYVDKLNKEFVRMDHNQFAYTGIQENAEQVEFKIYPAPMQDFLNIEADQSLENLTVTVAHINGQTVLEKNLEVLDYRQTLDVSTLESGLFVITISQENTVISRSKIIKQ from the coding sequence ATGAATCTAAAAATAACTTGTTGTACACTAGTGCTCTTCGCGTTTGGTTACGCTCAGGGGCAAAATTTTCACATTGATGATTACCTCAATGACCCACAGGGAATAACCTTTACCAAAATCGGCGTTCAGGCGGATGGTTTGGATAGTCCCGTTGATCTGGATTACAACCCAAATCAACCCGATGAGTGGTGGGTGATTAATATGCGTACCGAAAACACCGGAGGGAGTACGGTAACCTATCAAAATGTGGGAGGTTCTAATCAAAAAGCCATTTTTAAGGTGGACGGAAACGCCTGGCATTTTATGTCTCTACCTACAGCTCTGGCTTTTGGCACCAATGGTTCCTGGGGCAGTTCGCCGGGAGTATTTGATGCGAATCACTCTAATGGTGCACGACCACCGTTTACCGGTCCCTCTTTATGGTCGTCTGATTTAACCATTTATGCTGAAGATCCGGGACCTGGAAAAAACGGGAGTCACCTGGATATGCTTCATGGCAGCCCACACTGTATGGGGATTGCCTGGGAAACCGATAACAAATACTGGGTATTTGATGGACAATACCGTCATCCGGTTATGTATGATTTTGCGATTGATCATGGCCCCGGAAACTCCTGGCACGACGATGGCCGGGTAAGACGTTATCAGGAAGTAGTCCTACAACGTTCCGGAATGACACCTTCTCATATGGCTCTGGACAAAGCCAAAAAATGGCTTTATATCAACAACAACGGTACCGGTGAAATTTTGAGAATGGACATTACATCAGGCCAGGTTAAAGGTGCCTCCAGCATCTCGGCACCTGAAAGGTTGGCGGAAAATGTGGATGTAGAAGGGGTGACTTATGAAACCATCTCCAGTGGTGATGCGACCCTACTCTGCGGCCTGGATGTAACCGATGATCGCCTATTGGTTTCGGACCATGGTAAAGGAGAAATTCTGGTTTACGACATCACCAAAAGTGGCTTTCCACTCCTGGGTAAAATAACGGTGCCCAACAAGTATATCATGGGCATTAGAATCGGTCCGGATGGACGCATTTGGTATGTAGATAAGCTTAACAAGGAATTTGTTAGAATGGATCACAACCAATTTGCTTATACCGGAATCCAGGAAAATGCAGAGCAAGTGGAATTCAAAATCTATCCTGCACCTATGCAAGACTTTTTGAATATTGAAGCTGATCAATCCCTGGAGAATCTAACCGTTACGGTGGCTCATATAAATGGGCAAACGGTCCTTGAAAAGAACTTAGAGGTATTAGATTATCGACAAACTCTGGATGTTAGCACCTTAGAGTCTGGCTTATTTGTAATTACCATTAGCCAGGAAAATACCGTTATCTCGAGGAGTAAGATTATCAAGCAGTAG
- a CDS encoding TlpA family protein disulfide reductase → MIVKSLIYTCGVLLWSLYSLGQTETTSSFTFPSCDIFDPQGNQVSSDQITNDQQPILVIIWATWCHHSLDGMNSIMEDYYDDWQEQYGLKIVAISVDDSRNTQKVVPLYNGNGWEYELYLDPNADLKRKLGVTAAPHLFVLNGDRRIIWQQNSMNPGDEDKIAGVLEEHFAQK, encoded by the coding sequence ATGATTGTAAAATCACTAATTTATACATGCGGTGTTTTGCTTTGGTCGCTCTATTCATTGGGCCAAACAGAAACGACCTCCTCTTTTACTTTTCCATCTTGCGACATTTTTGATCCCCAAGGAAACCAGGTATCCTCCGATCAAATTACCAATGATCAGCAACCTATTCTGGTCATTATCTGGGCTACCTGGTGTCATCATTCATTGGATGGTATGAACTCCATTATGGAAGATTACTACGACGATTGGCAAGAGCAATATGGATTAAAAATCGTAGCCATTTCTGTTGATGATTCCAGAAATACCCAAAAAGTGGTCCCGCTTTACAATGGAAATGGGTGGGAATATGAGCTTTATCTGGATCCCAATGCTGACCTTAAAAGAAAGCTTGGTGTAACAGCGGCTCCTCACCTATTTGTTTTGAACGGAGACCGTAGGATCATTTGGCAACAGAACTCCATGAATCCCGGAGATGAGGACAAGATTGCAGGAGTATTAGAGGAGCATTTCGCACAAAAATAA
- a CDS encoding SDR family oxidoreductase: MKLKNKVAVITGGNSGIGLSTAQLFAQEGAKVIITGRRKEALDQAVAGLGENAEGIVSDASSLSDIKSLYETVKGKHEKIDVLFLNAGIGIFEPLGTITEEAYDKQFNINVKGLLFNVQEALPLLNPGASVVVTSSVVDQKGFPTTAVYSATKAAVRSFIRTLAAELAEKGIRVNSIAPGPIETPFMENSDISDESVAGFVSMVPLQRLGQPEEIAKSALYLASEDSSYVTGIDLVVDGGMVSV, from the coding sequence ATGAAACTTAAAAACAAAGTCGCAGTCATTACAGGCGGGAACAGTGGAATTGGATTGTCAACTGCTCAGTTGTTTGCGCAGGAAGGGGCCAAAGTCATCATAACTGGAAGACGTAAAGAAGCTTTGGATCAAGCAGTAGCGGGTTTAGGTGAAAATGCGGAAGGCATTGTATCCGACGCTTCGAGCTTGTCAGATATCAAATCCTTGTACGAAACCGTAAAAGGGAAGCACGAAAAGATTGACGTGTTATTCCTCAATGCGGGAATCGGCATTTTTGAACCCCTCGGAACCATTACGGAAGAGGCTTACGATAAGCAATTCAACATTAACGTTAAAGGGCTTTTGTTTAACGTACAGGAAGCCTTGCCACTTTTAAACCCGGGAGCATCGGTAGTGGTTACCTCTTCGGTAGTTGACCAGAAGGGATTTCCTACAACAGCCGTTTATTCCGCGACAAAAGCAGCGGTGCGCAGTTTTATCCGAACCCTGGCAGCTGAATTGGCAGAAAAAGGGATTCGCGTAAACTCCATCGCACCAGGACCTATTGAAACGCCATTTATGGAAAACTCGGACATTTCAGATGAAAGCGTCGCGGGTTTTGTATCCATGGTTCCTCTACAGCGATTGGGTCAGCCGGAAGAAATTGCCAAATCGGCCTTGTACCTGGCCAGTGAGGATTCGTCCTACGTAACCGGTATCGATTTAGTAGTTGATGGTGGAATGGTAAGCGTTTAA